The sequence below is a genomic window from Falco rusticolus isolate bFalRus1 chromosome 8, bFalRus1.pri, whole genome shotgun sequence.
TTctgcccgggccgggggcgTGCGGGGGGGTGGGCTTGCTCGTCAGACGAGGCAGGGAGCCCGCCTGGCCGGGCCGTTGCTGTCTCGGGCAGCGCCTGCTCGGGCACCCAGATGGACAGAATACAGCCCAGAGCCGCCCGCGGCCAGGAGCcgtgtgccagcagctgcagcgcCTCGGCTCGTGGGACCCTGCCCGCCGGTGCAGGGCCCGCCTGGTGTGTGGCAGCTGGGGGCGAAAGGGGTGGGCGAGCCAgggagggctgggtgctgctgctggggcggCAGCCAGCGGGTGGGAGGCCAGGCTCGCCCCCCGGGTGCTTCTGGGTAACGGGGCACGGGGGTTCAAAGAGACTTTGAGCCTTTCTGGGGCAGgaagggacaaaaaaaataatcggAAGGTTCAGAAAGTGCAGGGTAGAGTTGCTGTGATTGCATTGCTGGTACTAAAACATAGATTTCcttcaaaaaccccaaaaccccagactttgctgctgctgttttttctgctgctctgctcagtggtcgtcccatccccaccccccacccccaaattcAAAGATATTCCAGCTGTAATGgtgatttatttcaaaagacagCCAGGTGAGTGGGGAAAGCAAAGGGTTAAGGAGAAGGGTTTAAAAGCCTAGAAAGCATTTCCTTGTCAGAGGCTGCTGGTTTGCTTCTGTGATATCTATGATACCTGTGGGAGGGATGCCTGGACAGCAGGTTCATGCTCCCTCACTGGAACCTCATGGGGAAAGTGCTCCCTCGGCCCCTGCCAGGAACTGGAGACTTTAGTGCCTGCGGTCACACGcgaaggaggcaggaggaggttGATCTCATGGTGACAAACCTGGcttgctgcctcctcccaggtGCCAGGTCACCCAAGCATGGCCACTCAGATGTTTGAGGGAAGAGGGCACGCGGCTGTTTACCAGAAATACAGGTTTGCACCAGGCAAAGAGCTGCAGCAAACCATCCTCGGCTACCTGCAGGAAAAGGTACGTGGGGTATGGCCAGGCTGTAGGAAAAAACCAAGGTAATATTCCGTTACTTGTGGGCAGTAGTTATTTGCAGGTATTAGTATTTACCTTTTGGGAGTGTTACCTTGGTTGGTGCTGTGGGGAAGAATTAATCAGTAGGACTTAAGGTAAGATGTGGGCACGGAAGAGCCGTTCCGTGGGTTGTGCCATGCTAACTAAGGCTGTTCCTGGTTGGATGCTGGGGAAGGAATGGGGTAAGAGCACAGAAGTTGGGTGGCCGCCCACTGACAGGCATCCACTTCTCCTGCAGAGGGCAAACCCTGCTGAGCTGGTAGTGGATGTTGGCTGTGGGTCTGGACAAGGCACCCGCTTCCTTGCAGAGCACTTCAAGAAGGTGGTGGGAACAGACATCAGTGAAGCGCAGATCCAGGAGGCTAGGGATGAGGCCTCCATGCCCAACGTCTCCTACCTGTGAGTGTCAGGGGAGCAAGCTCAAAGGCAAAATCTGGGTCCTCACATGGAGGGTGGTGGTTTGTGAGTATGACTGTTCTAAGAGCCAGCTGGCACCAAAGGAAATCCCATTTCATGTGATTCCTGATATAAACAGGCACTCCCCTAGACTTAACGGTAGTTGTGGGCTTGCATCCCAAACAGTCATCATGAACTCCAAAAAATACCCACTAACTTCATGTCCTACTTTCTAATACCCATATTGCACACtgcctttttcccttcccccttccagCGTGTgccctgcagaggagctgccatTTGAGGATGCCTCGGTGGACCTCCTGACTTCATTTACAGCCGCACACTGGTTTGATATAGAGAAGTTCATGAGAGAAGCAAACCGGGTGGTTAAGCCGGGTGGTTGCATGGTCATCAGCACCTACACCGTGGATATGAGTCTGCGCTATGgaaactgctctgaaaagctgACCAAAGTCTTCAGAGAGGTGAGATAATGAAACCAAAACCTGGTCTGGGCAGGGGGAAATGTGTAGTACTTAGacacagaggggaaagcagTGGGCTTGGGGAATATGACTAGAGGACTCCTATTGCAGGATGGGGCGGAGGGATGGTTAAATACAGGGATAAGGCTGAGATAGGGTTTAGTGGCTCCCGTGCAGTGCTAGGGCTGGCTGGAGGAGAAGAGGGACATTAGGATTAGTAGGGCAGACTCTGTGGTGAgaagggctgcagagcagatTTGGGGGGCTGGTATCATCAAAGAGTCTGCTCCTGTTGCCCTGATCACAGTGAAGATAATGGGAAGCAGAAACTGTGCGGAAAGAGGTTCTTCTTAAAGTGACGTTTCTTGACAAAGAGTGTCAAGGAGACTTTCTGCTATGAGTAAGAGCAGTGTAGGGAGGAAGACAGGACCCTTATCTCTATAATAAAATAGGATCCTTAAATTCTTGACACTAAGCAAAATTTTGGTGTATTTTAATGTAaggagtattaaaaaaaattaatacatacaTGTATCAGCTATAGGGCCAAGCAAACCTGAGTTAAGTGGAAACTGAAAGCTTCaagtggttttgtgtttgtttttaatatgctgTCTTTGTAGAACTGGGACCTGATTTTGAAATACGCGCATAATAGAGTAAAACATGTCATGGATGACTACAAAGAGATCTTCGAGGCCTTGCCATTTCCAGACAAGAAGAGGTGAGCAGAAACCCCTTGGTGCAGCACCAGGAGCAGATAAAGATGGTGTCTCTCCTCCTCtacagggctgctctgccacTGGCCCAGCAAGGACATAAAGGAGCCAGGTTTGCCAGAGCAGGTAGCTGCCAGGCTTCAGCAAATGCCTTTACGTGGTGGCAGAACCATGTGGCTGCATTTGCATTCCCGTTGGATTTCACACTACTTTGTGGTGGGCTAGCAAGTGTGGTTGAAGGGCTGCAAGGAGCCTTCCTGCTCAAAACAGAATTGGGTTAGATTTTTTTTCGTTGGTGGTTTATGATGACTTGAGGCTTCTGGGCAGATTGCTTACTGGATGCAGGGGAAGAATGGAGTGAGAGAAAGAACCTGCCCCTGACCTCTGAGGGAGCCGGTGCCTGCCTTCCCACCAAGGCATGGGGCCAGGGCTGACTTCGCAGGCAAAAAGGATGTGTTGGTGTCCTGCCTGCTGGAGGGGAatgggctctgcaggcaggccAGTATCGAAAGGGTGTTCCAGTCACAGACTACGTTAGATGGTCCCTGGGACCATCTCTGCTTCTCCAGTAGTGCTTTAGTTAGATCTTCAGatgttttttccatgtgttgGACCTCTGATGGTGTCAGCTATTCTATTCACCGCCACCTCATTCTGTTGTCCTTGTTCTATTGCCTTTGAGATTTAACTTGCCAATGCCCCTTGCTTCCCTGTCTCTCTTCTAGAGTCACCAATATTTTTGACAAAATTCCCATGACTGTCGCTGATGTGGTTGGTTACATGGAGTCTGCCTCTCCATATCAAACCTTTATGAAGAACGACCCCGAAGCCGCAAAATCCCTGCTCCAAGAGACTGAAAAGAGGTGAGGAAAACCTTTTGAGACAACTAGCAGGATATTAAGGACCTGCCTCATACAGTGCGTGAAGCGTAAGGTTGCAGAGGCCTCTTCAAAGCTCCAAGTGAGCTGCACAGTGATgtgctctctccttccccccaggTGTGCATGGATTCTTGTCAGAGGTTAAACAGGAGATCCTCAGCTGCTCACAGCATGTTTGACCTTAGTTTGAGACAGCTGACTTTAAGTCCAAGTCTGTGTGGCTGTACGTTTCCATGCACTTGCGTGTCCATGCAAGTCTTGTGTCAGAGGTATCTTGAGTTTCTTTGCTTCCCTCTTGATTAGCAGAGGGCAGGAAAAGCATTGGCAGTTGCATCTTAACTATTTTGGCCCACAACAAGGCTCCACTGCAAAGCTGGGAAGAGGAGGCATCCCTGTGTCTGTTAATTTATTCATTGGCCTGTGGTGGAAGCAACTGCTGTCAAGACCTCTGTGCTTTAGGTGGGAAAGATCTGTCTCTGGTTGTAGATGTCACCCCATGTCaggtgggagctggctgggcgGAACGAGAcgctgcttctgcttcttgtttTAGGATGCTGGAGACGATGGGAGTTTCTTCTCGTGAAACCTCAGTGGAGTTCTATGTGAGACATGTCTGTGTGCTGGCATGCAAGGGACGGTGAGAGGAAACTTCTCCTGAACTGGTGcgggaagggaaggaaatagtGGTTTGTCTCCTAACACCCCACTTGCAGCCACTCATTATTCCTTGGGAAGATTGATACTGATTCTGGTGATTAAAATTTTGATCTTTTGTGGAAAGCAGACTGGGGTTTCTGCCTGCTCTTGGGTTCCTGTCCGCTTTGGCCCTCGTTGTCtgcccagtgctgtgctttcagCTCTGGAAGGGTTCAGTTTCAGACTGGTGATGGTTGGATTGCACATGGTGATGAGAATCAAAGTAACAGCTGATAAACTTGCTGCATTTCTTacacaa
It includes:
- the LOC119152578 gene encoding putative methyltransferase DDB_G0268948 isoform X1, with protein sequence MNYLEHKPSNSNLSFDSADCFKVASIFSPWEGTSGAARPPQVQLWVPAACESCPPATLRHLPASSTRLPRRAGLLSTAGWRPLRKPAPGNNRTKRARAEARLSGASGPWPPPACPRPGRQRGGSGGGAGGAGGTGGGACLPLPFPLPFPLALPFPGGPPGARAGGAGGGSSCGRGLQAVPGHPSMATQMFEGRGHAAVYQKYRFAPGKELQQTILGYLQEKRANPAELVVDVGCGSGQGTRFLAEHFKKVVGTDISEAQIQEARDEASMPNVSYLVCPAEELPFEDASVDLLTSFTAAHWFDIEKFMREANRVVKPGGCMVISTYTVDMSLRYGNCSEKLTKVFRENWDLILKYAHNRVKHVMDDYKEIFEALPFPDKKRVTNIFDKIPMTVADVVGYMESASPYQTFMKNDPEAAKSLLQETEKRMLETMGVSSRETSVEFYVRHVCVLACKGR
- the LOC119152578 gene encoding putative methyltransferase DDB_G0268948 isoform X2 codes for the protein MATQMFEGRGHAAVYQKYRFAPGKELQQTILGYLQEKRANPAELVVDVGCGSGQGTRFLAEHFKKVVGTDISEAQIQEARDEASMPNVSYLVCPAEELPFEDASVDLLTSFTAAHWFDIEKFMREANRVVKPGGCMVISTYTVDMSLRYGNCSEKLTKVFRENWDLILKYAHNRVKHVMDDYKEIFEALPFPDKKRVTNIFDKIPMTVADVVGYMESASPYQTFMKNDPEAAKSLLQETEKRMLETMGVSSRETSVEFYVRHVCVLACKGR